The Benincasa hispida cultivar B227 chromosome 9, ASM972705v1, whole genome shotgun sequence genome has a segment encoding these proteins:
- the LOC120086507 gene encoding protein IQ-DOMAIN 14-like, with the protein MGKATRWLKGLLGIKKEKDPSPNSNSNSNSNSNSTTLAAQRKDKKRWSFAKSLRDSGQTPPPPPDTTWFRSSYISDSEKEQNKHAIAVAAATAAAADAAVAAAQAAVAVVRLTSQGRGSLYITGRDRWAAVKIQTVFRGYLARKALRALKGLVKLQAVVRGFLVRKRAAATLHSMQALFRAQTAVRTQRARRSFNKENRFIPDIRPRKSSERFDETRSELFPSKRLSVASSYETSCMNSLDESPKIVEIDTYRTRSRSRRYISTLSECGGDDVAFQTITSSPIPCPNRPRVVVDCHNNVLRDFEWCLMGEDCKFPTAHSTPRLSNNSFVSANVPVTPSKSVCGDSLFRPYMNYCPNYMANTQSFKAKLRSQSAPKQRPEPGSKKKLSLNEIMAARNSLSSVRMQRPTNQMLQEEDEEEEEEEAYGF; encoded by the exons atgGGGAAAGCTACCAGATGGTTGAAAGGTTTATTGGGGatcaagaaagaaaaagacCCATCTcccaattcaaattcaaattcaaattcaaattcaaattccaCAACCCTCGCCGCCCAAAGAAAGGATAAGAAACGCTGGAGTTTTGCTAAGTCCCTtagagattccggccaaacgcCGCCTCCTCCACCTGACACTACTTGGTTCAGATCCTCGTACATTTCTGATTCCGAGAAAGAACAGAACAAACACGCAATTGCTGTAGCTGCAGCCACCGCCGCCGCCGCAGACGCCGCTGTCGCAGCCGCTCAAGCGGCGGTCGCCGTCGTCCGTCTCACTAGCCAAGGAAGAGGGTCTCTGTATATCACTGGAAGAGATCGATGGGCTGCTGTGAAGATTCAAACAGTTTTTAGGGGCTATTTg GCAAGAAAGGCCCTGCGAGCTCTCAAAGGGCTTGTTAAATTGCAGGCTGTGGTTAGAGGATTTCTTGTAAGGAAAAGAGCTGCTGCTACTCTTCACAGTATGCAAGCTCTTTTTAGAGCTCAAACTGCAGTTAGAACTCAAAGAGCTCGTCGATCTTTCAACAAAGAGAACAGGTTTATCCCCGACATTCGACCCCGAAAATCCTCG GAAAGGTTTGATGAAACAAGAAGTGAACTATTCCCTAGTAAGAGATTGTCTGTAGCATCATCTTATGAAACAAGCTGCATGAATTCATTGGACGAGAGTCCGAAAATCGTGGAAATCGACACCTACAGAACTCGATCAAGGTCTCGTAGGTACATTTCGACATTGTCAGAATGCGGAGGAGATGATGTAGCTTTCCAAACAATCACTTCGTCGCCAATACCTTGTCCGAATCGTCCTCGTGTCGTCGTGGATTGCCACAACAATGTGCTTCGAGACTTCGAATGGTGCTTAATGGGGGAGGATTGCAAGTTCCCTACAGCTCACAGCACGCCTCGGCTATCGAATAACTCATTCGTCTCAGCCAACGTGCCAGTCACACCATCGAAGAGTGTATGTGGCGACAGCTTGTTCAGGCCATACATGAACTATTGCCCCAATTATATGGCAAACACACAATCATTTAAGGCAAAACTGAGGTCTCAAAGTGCCCCAAAGCAAAGGCCAGAGCCAGGCTCCAAGAAGAAGCTATCATTGAATGAAATAATGGCAGCAAGAAACAGCTTAAGCAGTGTAAGAATGCAAAGACCAACAAACCAAATGctgcaagaagaagatgaagaagaagaagaagaagaagcataTGGTTTTTGA